In a single window of the Streptomyces sp. HUAS ZL42 genome:
- a CDS encoding diguanylate cyclase, producing the protein MGEDRRLAAVVALAQGMAAAQAPRESWRAAALGACRALAGSFAALSVWERDLGRLRVLVNAGDRAPGEDEFPDAEAYPVHQFPEITEFLHERWVAGGEPNAWVETADGPAAGHPGYSHQRVAALRRRGRGSCVVAPIVLHGRAWGELYVARSTGAPVFDRADADFATVLASVVAAGLAQTERLEEARRLAFTDALTGLANRRAIDVRLDEAVERHRAHGVVVSLLVCDLNGLKRVNDSRGHAVGDRLLERFGSVLSLCGAMLPGALAGRLGGDEFCLLAVGPPADDVVKVADELCRRAAELDLGEGVACGIASTGDPIGPVRSARRLFRLADAAQYRAKAVRATRPVVAGRAGPDDPVVQLANEPSRTGTPERRQFRGRP; encoded by the coding sequence ATGGGTGAGGACAGGCGGCTCGCCGCTGTGGTCGCGTTGGCGCAGGGGATGGCCGCTGCGCAGGCTCCGCGTGAGTCGTGGCGGGCGGCGGCCCTCGGGGCGTGCCGGGCCCTGGCCGGGAGCTTTGCCGCGCTCTCGGTGTGGGAGCGGGATCTCGGGCGGCTGCGTGTCCTCGTGAACGCGGGGGACCGTGCGCCGGGCGAGGACGAGTTCCCCGACGCCGAGGCCTACCCTGTGCACCAGTTCCCCGAGATCACCGAGTTCCTGCACGAGAGATGGGTCGCGGGCGGTGAGCCCAACGCCTGGGTGGAGACGGCCGACGGTCCGGCCGCCGGTCACCCCGGTTACTCCCACCAGCGGGTCGCCGCCCTGCGCCGCCGCGGCCGCGGTTCCTGCGTCGTCGCCCCGATCGTGCTGCACGGCCGCGCCTGGGGCGAGCTCTACGTGGCCCGCTCGACCGGCGCCCCCGTCTTCGACCGCGCCGACGCCGACTTCGCCACCGTCCTCGCCTCCGTCGTCGCCGCCGGTCTCGCGCAGACCGAGCGCCTCGAAGAGGCCCGGCGCCTCGCCTTCACGGACGCCCTCACCGGTCTCGCCAACCGGCGCGCCATCGACGTACGGCTCGACGAGGCCGTGGAGCGGCATCGCGCGCACGGTGTGGTCGTCAGCCTCCTCGTCTGTGATCTCAACGGGCTCAAGCGTGTCAACGACAGCCGTGGACACGCCGTCGGCGACCGGCTCCTCGAGCGGTTCGGGTCCGTCCTCTCCCTGTGCGGCGCCATGCTGCCGGGCGCCCTCGCCGGCCGCCTCGGCGGCGACGAGTTCTGCCTGCTCGCCGTCGGTCCGCCCGCCGACGACGTGGTGAAGGTCGCCGACGAACTCTGCCGTCGCGCCGCCGAACTCGATCTCGGCGAGGGGGTGGCGTGCGGGATCGCGTCCACCGGGGATCCCATCGGGCCGGTCCGCTCGGCCCGCCGGCTGTTCCGGCTCGCGGACGCGGCCCAGTACCGGGCCAAGGCCGTACGTGCCACCAGGCCCGTCGTCGCCGGCCGGGCAGGGCCCGACGATCCCGTCGTACAGCTGGCCAACGAGCCGTCCCGGACGGGGACACCGGAGCGGCGGCAGTTCCGCGGACGCCCCTGA
- a CDS encoding enoyl-CoA hydratase/isomerase family protein, which yields MSEERFGEFVLVRRHGDGHVAELALDRPKAMNAVSTDMARSVAAACAALGENRDVRVVVLTSTHERAFCVGADLKERNSFSDADLLRQRPVTRGAYTGVLELPVPTIAAVHGFALGGGFELALSCDVIVADRTAVVGLPEVSVGVIPGGGGTQLLPRRVGGARAAELIFTARRVEAAEARELGLVDVLVEDGRDREEALTMASRIAGNSPVGLRAAKRALRLGQGLDLRAGLEVEDAAWRAVAFSGDRAEGVAAFNEKRAPRWPGE from the coding sequence ATGAGCGAGGAACGGTTCGGGGAGTTCGTGCTGGTGCGGCGACACGGGGACGGGCATGTCGCGGAGCTGGCCCTCGACCGGCCCAAGGCCATGAACGCCGTCTCGACGGACATGGCGCGGTCCGTCGCGGCGGCGTGCGCGGCGCTGGGGGAGAACCGGGACGTACGCGTGGTGGTACTGACGTCGACGCACGAGCGGGCGTTCTGCGTGGGGGCCGATCTGAAGGAGCGGAACTCCTTCAGCGACGCGGATCTGCTGCGGCAGCGGCCGGTGACGCGGGGGGCGTACACCGGGGTGCTGGAGCTGCCGGTGCCGACGATCGCGGCGGTGCACGGGTTCGCGCTGGGTGGGGGGTTCGAACTGGCGCTGTCGTGTGACGTGATCGTGGCCGACCGTACGGCGGTGGTGGGGTTGCCGGAGGTGTCCGTGGGGGTGATTCCGGGGGGCGGGGGTACGCAGTTGCTGCCCCGGCGGGTGGGCGGTGCGCGGGCGGCCGAGCTGATCTTCACGGCGCGGAGGGTGGAGGCTGCCGAGGCGCGGGAGCTGGGGCTGGTGGACGTGCTGGTGGAGGACGGGCGGGACCGGGAGGAGGCGCTGACGATGGCGTCCAGGATCGCCGGGAACTCGCCGGTGGGGTTGCGGGCGGCGAAGCGGGCGTTGCGGTTGGGGCAGGGGCTGGATCTGCGGGCGGGGCTGGAGGTCGAGGACGCGGCTTGGCGGGCGGTGGCGTTTTCGGGGGACCGGGCGGAGGGGGTGGCGGCGTTCAACGAGAAGCGTGCGCCTCGGTGGCCGGGGGAGTAG
- a CDS encoding adenylate/guanylate cyclase domain-containing protein yields the protein MTVDDTGSGMGRNPAPDGTDNGEDPLALRLEQLILGAERRYTPFQAARSAGVSMELASRFWRAMGFADIGQAKALTEADVLALRRLAGLVEAGLLSEAMAVQVARSTGQTTARLAEWQIDSFLEGLTEPPEPGMTRTEVTYPIVELLLPELEEFLVYVWRRQLAASAGRVVQAADDEEMVDRRLTVGFADLVGFTRLTRRMEEEELGELVEAFETTAADLVAAHGGRLIKTLGDEVLFAADDAGVAAEIALRLIETMAHDETMPELRVGMAFGTVTTRMGDVFGTTVNLASRLTSIAPRDAVLVDTALAEELIRTTDAPASEAEAAEAAASAEKEGEEPPTYRFALQPMWQRPVRGLGVVEPWLLTRRAEGKP from the coding sequence GTGACCGTCGACGACACGGGCTCCGGCATGGGTCGTAACCCAGCGCCCGACGGCACCGACAACGGTGAGGACCCCCTCGCGCTCCGCCTCGAACAGCTCATTCTGGGCGCCGAGCGCCGCTACACCCCCTTTCAGGCGGCCCGCAGCGCCGGTGTCTCCATGGAGCTGGCCTCACGCTTCTGGCGGGCGATGGGCTTCGCGGACATCGGGCAGGCCAAGGCGCTGACAGAGGCCGACGTGCTCGCGCTGCGGCGGCTCGCCGGTCTGGTCGAGGCGGGGCTGCTGAGCGAGGCCATGGCGGTGCAGGTGGCCCGGTCGACCGGGCAGACCACCGCCCGTTTGGCGGAGTGGCAGATCGACTCCTTCCTCGAGGGCCTGACCGAGCCGCCCGAGCCGGGGATGACCCGGACCGAGGTGACGTACCCCATCGTCGAGCTGCTGCTGCCCGAGCTGGAGGAGTTCCTCGTCTACGTCTGGCGGCGCCAGCTCGCCGCATCGGCCGGCCGGGTCGTGCAGGCCGCCGACGACGAGGAGATGGTCGACCGCCGGCTGACAGTCGGCTTCGCCGACCTCGTCGGCTTCACCCGGCTGACCCGCCGTATGGAGGAAGAGGAGCTCGGCGAGCTCGTCGAGGCCTTCGAGACGACGGCCGCCGACCTGGTCGCCGCGCACGGCGGACGACTCATCAAGACCCTCGGCGACGAGGTGCTGTTCGCCGCCGACGACGCCGGTGTCGCCGCGGAGATCGCGCTGCGGCTCATCGAGACCATGGCCCACGACGAGACGATGCCGGAGCTGCGGGTCGGCATGGCGTTCGGCACGGTGACGACCCGTATGGGCGACGTCTTCGGTACGACGGTCAACCTGGCCTCCCGGCTGACCTCGATAGCTCCGCGCGACGCGGTCCTCGTTGACACCGCCCTCGCCGAGGAGCTGATCCGTACGACGGACGCGCCGGCCTCCGAGGCGGAGGCCGCGGAAGCGGCGGCGTCCGCCGAGAAGGAGGGCGAGGAGCCGCCGACGTACCGCTTCGCGCTCCAGCCGATGTGGCAGCGGCCGGTGCGCGGGCTGGGCGTGGTCGAGCCCTGGCTGCTGACACGGAGGGCCGAGGGGAAGCCGTAG
- a CDS encoding biotin--[acetyl-CoA-carboxylase] ligase, whose amino-acid sequence MTPQDASDDSRWSDLDRPPLNAAALRRGLVREGGLWTGVELVQRTGSTNSDLVALAAAGKAAEGTVLVAEEQTAGRGRLDRQWTAPARSGLFFSVLLNPSGVPVARWGWLPLLTGVAVATGLSRAAGVDTALKWPNDLLVTVGGEERKAGGILAERAGDDAVVVGVGINVSLRADELPVPAAGSLLLAGAATTDRDPLLRAVLRGLEDWYGRWRDAGGDPAASGLQETYAAGCATLGRVVRAELPGDRSLVGEAVAVDGDGRLVIATEDGVQEPVGAGDIVHLRVA is encoded by the coding sequence ATGACGCCGCAAGATGCTTCAGACGACAGCCGTTGGTCCGACCTGGACCGTCCGCCGCTCAACGCCGCCGCGTTGCGGCGTGGGCTCGTGCGGGAGGGCGGACTGTGGACGGGCGTGGAGCTCGTGCAGCGCACGGGCTCCACCAACTCGGACCTGGTGGCCCTGGCGGCCGCGGGCAAGGCGGCCGAGGGCACGGTCCTCGTCGCCGAGGAGCAGACGGCCGGGCGCGGCCGCCTGGACCGGCAGTGGACGGCGCCCGCTCGGTCGGGGCTGTTCTTCTCCGTGCTGCTGAACCCGAGCGGGGTGCCGGTGGCGCGCTGGGGGTGGCTGCCGCTGCTCACCGGGGTGGCGGTGGCGACGGGGCTGTCGCGGGCCGCCGGGGTGGACACGGCACTCAAGTGGCCCAACGACCTGCTGGTGACCGTGGGCGGGGAGGAGCGGAAGGCCGGCGGGATCCTCGCGGAGCGGGCCGGGGACGACGCGGTGGTCGTCGGGGTCGGCATCAATGTCTCGCTGCGTGCGGACGAGCTGCCGGTGCCGGCGGCGGGATCGCTGTTGCTGGCCGGGGCCGCGACCACGGATCGGGATCCGCTGCTGAGGGCTGTGCTGCGGGGACTGGAGGACTGGTACGGGCGGTGGCGGGACGCCGGGGGCGATCCGGCGGCGAGCGGGCTGCAGGAGACGTATGCGGCGGGGTGCGCGACGCTCGGCCGGGTGGTGCGGGCGGAGCTGCCGGGTGACCGGTCCCTGGTGGGGGAGGCGGTGGCCGTCGACGGGGACGGGCGGTTGGTGATCGCGACGGAGGACGGGGTGCAGGAGCCGGTGGGGGCGGGGGACATCGTTCACTTGCGGGTGGCGTGA
- a CDS encoding acyl-CoA carboxylase subunit beta translates to MSEPEERQEIDIHTTAGKLADLQRRIDEATHAGSARAVEKQHAKGKLTARERVQLLLDEGSFVELDEFARHRSTNFGLERNRPYGDGVVTGYGTVDGRPVAVFSQDFTVFGGALGEVYGQKIVKVMDFALKTGCPVIGINDSGGARIQEGVASLGAYGEIFRRNTHASGVIPQISLVVGPCAGGAVYSPAITDFTVMVDQTSHMFITGPDVIKTVTGEDVGFEELGGARTHNSASGVAHHMAGDEKDAIEYVKQLLSYLPSNNLSEPPVFPEEADLTVTDEDLELDTLVPDSANQPYDMHTVIEHILDDAEFFETQPLFAPNILTGFGRVEGHPVGIVANQPMQFAGCLDIDASEKAARFVRTCDAFNVPVLTFVDVPGFLPGVDQEHTGIIRRGAKLIYAYAEATVPLITVITRKAFGGAYDVMGSKHLGADLNLAWPTAQIAVMGAQGAVNILHRRTIAEAEASGEDLEAVRARLIQEYEDTLLNPYIAAERGYVDAVIMPSDTRRHVVRGLRQLRTKRESLPPKKHGNIPL, encoded by the coding sequence ATGTCCGAGCCGGAAGAGCGTCAAGAGATCGACATTCACACCACCGCGGGCAAGCTCGCGGATCTCCAGCGCCGCATCGACGAGGCGACACACGCCGGCTCCGCACGTGCCGTCGAAAAGCAGCACGCCAAGGGCAAGTTGACGGCCCGTGAGCGGGTCCAGCTGCTGCTCGACGAGGGCTCCTTCGTCGAGCTCGACGAGTTCGCTCGGCACCGCTCCACCAACTTCGGGCTTGAGAGGAACCGCCCGTACGGCGACGGCGTGGTCACCGGGTACGGCACCGTGGACGGCCGTCCCGTAGCCGTGTTCTCGCAGGACTTCACCGTCTTCGGCGGTGCGCTCGGCGAGGTCTACGGGCAGAAGATCGTCAAGGTCATGGACTTCGCCCTCAAGACCGGCTGCCCCGTGATCGGCATCAACGACTCCGGCGGCGCGCGGATCCAGGAGGGCGTCGCCTCGCTCGGCGCGTACGGCGAGATCTTCCGCCGCAACACCCACGCCTCCGGCGTCATCCCCCAGATCAGCCTGGTCGTCGGCCCCTGCGCGGGCGGCGCGGTCTACTCCCCCGCGATCACCGACTTCACGGTCATGGTCGACCAGACCTCGCACATGTTCATCACCGGCCCCGACGTCATCAAGACCGTCACCGGCGAGGACGTCGGCTTCGAGGAGCTGGGCGGCGCCCGCACCCACAACTCCGCCTCCGGCGTGGCCCACCACATGGCCGGCGACGAGAAGGACGCCATCGAGTACGTCAAGCAGCTGCTGTCGTACCTGCCGTCCAACAACCTCAGCGAGCCCCCGGTGTTCCCGGAGGAGGCGGACCTCACCGTCACCGACGAGGACCTGGAGCTGGACACGCTGGTGCCGGACAGCGCGAACCAGCCGTACGACATGCACACGGTGATCGAACACATCCTGGACGACGCCGAGTTCTTCGAGACGCAGCCGCTGTTCGCGCCGAACATCCTCACCGGCTTCGGACGGGTCGAGGGCCACCCCGTCGGCATCGTCGCCAACCAGCCGATGCAGTTCGCGGGCTGCCTCGACATCGACGCCTCCGAGAAGGCCGCACGATTCGTGCGCACCTGCGACGCCTTCAACGTCCCCGTCCTCACCTTCGTCGACGTGCCCGGCTTCCTGCCCGGCGTCGACCAGGAGCACACCGGCATCATCCGTCGCGGCGCCAAGCTGATCTACGCCTACGCGGAGGCCACCGTGCCGCTGATCACGGTCATCACCCGCAAGGCCTTCGGCGGCGCCTACGACGTCATGGGCTCCAAGCACCTCGGCGCCGACCTCAACCTCGCCTGGCCGACCGCCCAGATCGCCGTCATGGGCGCGCAGGGCGCGGTCAACATCCTGCACCGCCGCACGATCGCCGAGGCGGAGGCGAGCGGCGAGGACCTCGAAGCGGTCCGCGCGCGCCTCATCCAGGAGTACGAGGACACCCTCCTCAACCCCTACATCGCGGCCGAGCGCGGCTACGTCGACGCGGTGATCATGCCGTCCGACACCCGCCGCCACGTCGTACGCGGCCTGCGTCAGCTGCGTACGAAGCGGGAATCCCTGCCCCCGAAGAAGCACGGCAACATCCCCCTCTAA
- a CDS encoding acyl-CoA carboxylase epsilon subunit — protein sequence MIKVVRGNPTPEELAAALAVVRARAAAAASIPPGAPTERDSWSDPARIASHRLPQPGPSSWARTYWPG from the coding sequence GTGATCAAGGTCGTACGGGGCAACCCGACCCCGGAGGAGCTGGCCGCCGCCCTGGCGGTGGTCAGGGCACGCGCCGCGGCGGCAGCCTCGATACCGCCCGGCGCACCCACAGAACGCGACTCCTGGTCCGACCCGGCAAGGATCGCCTCCCACCGCCTGCCCCAGCCGGGGCCAAGCTCATGGGCGCGCACTTACTGGCCGGGCTAG
- the mmpB gene encoding morphogenic membrane protein MmpB, which translates to MLWSDPENEPPKELRDMQEMLRRLGVLMALAMVLAMIVLGTR; encoded by the coding sequence ATGCTGTGGTCCGACCCCGAGAACGAGCCCCCCAAAGAACTCCGCGACATGCAGGAGATGTTGCGGCGGCTGGGCGTTCTCATGGCACTGGCCATGGTGCTCGCGATGATCGTCCTCGGCACGAGATGA
- a CDS encoding nucleoside triphosphate pyrophosphatase: protein MTDQPRRRLVLASQSPARLNLLRQAGLEPEVIVSGVDEDAVHAPTPAELALALAEAKASVVAAKPEVKGAIVIGCDSVLDLDGEALGKPADAEEATARWKSMRGRAGTLQTGHCVYDTVTGRYASGIASTVVRFGEPTDDEIAAYVASGEPLYVAGAFTLDGRSAPFIDGIDGDHGNVIGISLPLVRRLLAQLGVGITELWAPPEA from the coding sequence ATGACAGATCAGCCGCGCCGCCGACTCGTGCTCGCCTCCCAGTCCCCCGCCCGGCTCAACCTGCTGCGCCAGGCCGGTCTCGAACCCGAGGTGATCGTGAGCGGCGTCGACGAGGACGCCGTCCACGCGCCCACCCCCGCCGAGCTGGCGCTCGCCCTCGCCGAGGCGAAGGCCTCCGTCGTGGCCGCGAAACCCGAGGTCAAGGGTGCGATCGTGATCGGCTGCGACTCGGTGCTCGACCTGGACGGCGAGGCCCTCGGCAAGCCCGCCGACGCCGAGGAGGCGACGGCCAGGTGGAAGTCGATGCGCGGACGGGCCGGGACGCTCCAGACCGGCCACTGCGTCTACGACACCGTCACCGGGCGGTACGCCTCAGGCATCGCCTCCACCGTCGTCCGCTTCGGGGAGCCCACCGACGACGAGATCGCCGCGTACGTCGCCTCGGGCGAGCCCCTCTACGTCGCCGGCGCGTTCACCCTCGACGGGCGCTCGGCGCCGTTCATCGACGGCATCGACGGCGACCACGGCAACGTGATCGGCATCAGCCTGCCCCTCGTTCGGCGGCTGCTGGCACAACTGGGCGTCGGCATCACGGAGTTGTGGGCGCCACCGGAGGCGTGA
- a CDS encoding biotin carboxylase N-terminal domain-containing protein, with product MRKVLIANRGEIAVRVARACRDAGIASVAVYADPDRDALHVRAADEAFALGGDTPATSYLDIDKVLKAARESGADAIHPGYGFLSENADFAQAVLDAGLIWIGPPPQAIRDLGDKVAARHIAQRAGAPLVAGTPDPVSGAEEVVAFAREHGLPIAIKAAFGGGGRGLKVARTLEEVPELYESAVREAVAAFGRGECFVERYLDKPRHVETQCLADSHGNVVVVSTRDCSLQRRHQKLVEEAPAPFLSEAQVDQLYSASKAILKEAGYVGAGTVEFLVGADGTISFLEVNTRLQVEHPVTEEVAGIDLVREMFRIADGEELGYGDPRLRGHSIEFRINGEDPGRGFLPAPGTVTAFTAPTGPGVRLDAGVESGSVIGPAWDSLLAKLIVTGATREQALQRAARALQEFQVEGMATAIPFHRKVVQDPAFAPELTSSQDPFTVHTRWIETEFVNDIKPFTAPADAAETDEDTGRETVVVEVGGKRLEVSLPASLGMTLARTGLAAGAKPKRRAAKKSGPVASGDTLASPMQGTIVKVAVEEGQEVTEGDLIVVLEAMKMEQPLNAHKSGTIKGLDATVGASLTSGAPICEIKD from the coding sequence GTGCGCAAGGTGCTCATCGCCAACCGTGGCGAAATCGCTGTCCGCGTGGCCCGGGCGTGCCGGGACGCCGGCATCGCGAGCGTGGCCGTCTACGCCGACCCGGACCGGGACGCTCTGCATGTCCGCGCGGCGGATGAGGCGTTCGCTCTGGGCGGTGACACCCCGGCCACCAGCTACCTGGACATCGACAAGGTGCTGAAGGCGGCACGCGAGTCCGGCGCGGACGCCATCCATCCCGGCTACGGCTTCCTCTCGGAGAACGCCGACTTCGCCCAGGCCGTTTTGGACGCCGGTCTGATCTGGATCGGCCCGCCCCCGCAGGCCATCCGCGACCTCGGTGACAAGGTCGCCGCCCGGCACATCGCCCAGCGCGCCGGAGCCCCGCTGGTGGCCGGCACCCCCGACCCCGTCTCCGGTGCCGAGGAGGTCGTCGCCTTCGCCCGCGAGCACGGCCTGCCGATCGCCATCAAGGCCGCCTTCGGCGGCGGCGGGCGCGGCCTGAAGGTCGCCCGCACCCTGGAAGAAGTGCCCGAGCTGTACGAGTCGGCCGTCCGCGAGGCCGTCGCCGCGTTCGGGCGCGGCGAGTGCTTCGTCGAGCGCTACCTCGACAAGCCCCGGCACGTGGAGACACAGTGCCTGGCCGACTCCCACGGCAACGTCGTGGTCGTCTCCACCCGGGACTGCTCGCTGCAGCGCCGGCACCAGAAACTGGTCGAGGAGGCCCCGGCACCGTTCCTGTCCGAGGCGCAGGTCGACCAGCTGTACTCCGCCTCCAAGGCCATCCTGAAGGAGGCCGGCTACGTCGGGGCCGGCACCGTGGAGTTCCTCGTCGGCGCGGACGGCACCATCTCCTTCCTCGAGGTCAACACCCGTCTGCAGGTCGAGCACCCGGTCACCGAGGAGGTCGCCGGCATCGACCTGGTGCGCGAGATGTTCCGCATCGCCGACGGCGAAGAACTCGGCTACGGCGACCCGCGGCTGCGCGGCCACTCCATCGAGTTCCGCATCAACGGCGAGGACCCCGGCCGGGGCTTTTTGCCCGCCCCCGGCACCGTCACCGCCTTCACCGCGCCCACCGGCCCGGGCGTGCGCCTGGACGCCGGCGTGGAGTCCGGCAGCGTCATCGGCCCCGCCTGGGACTCCCTGCTGGCCAAGCTGATCGTCACCGGCGCCACCCGTGAACAGGCCCTGCAGCGCGCCGCCCGCGCACTGCAGGAGTTCCAGGTCGAGGGCATGGCCACCGCCATCCCCTTCCACCGCAAGGTCGTGCAGGACCCCGCGTTCGCGCCGGAACTGACCAGCAGCCAGGACCCCTTCACCGTCCACACCCGCTGGATCGAGACCGAGTTCGTCAACGACATCAAGCCCTTCACCGCCCCCGCCGACGCCGCGGAGACGGACGAGGACACGGGCCGCGAGACGGTCGTGGTCGAGGTCGGCGGCAAGCGCCTGGAGGTCTCGTTGCCTGCCTCGCTGGGCATGACCCTGGCCCGCACCGGCCTCGCGGCCGGCGCCAAGCCCAAGCGCCGCGCGGCCAAGAAGTCCGGACCGGTCGCCTCCGGCGACACCCTCGCCTCCCCCATGCAGGGCACCATCGTCAAGGTCGCCGTCGAGGAGGGCCAGGAGGTCACAGAGGGCGACCTGATCGTCGTCCTCGAGGCCATGAAGATGGAACAGCCCCTCAACGCACACAAGTCCGGCACCATCAAGGGCCTCGACGCCACGGTCGGCGCGTCCCTCACCTCCGGCGCCCCGATCTGCGAGATCAAGGACTGA
- a CDS encoding DeoR/GlpR family DNA-binding transcription regulator: protein MFAAERRQLILEMVRANGAVSLRELARVVQTSEVTVRRDVRALEAEGLLDRRHGGAVLPGGFTRESGFPQKSHLATAEKTAIADLAANFVEEGEAIVVGAGTTTQELARRLARVPGLTVVTNSLLVAQALAHANRVEVVMTGGTLRGSNYALVGSGAEQSLQGLRVSRAFLSGSGLTAERGLSTSNMLSASVDRALVQAAAEVVVLADHTKLGTDTMFQTVPTDLITRLVTDEPPAHDDRAATELQALADQGVQIAVAGASGGSGNPGGDAGPARQPRRDVPLPAPRRGQVPGAGPALRTATVLGEQAPGTERARVADLRRR from the coding sequence GTGTTCGCTGCAGAACGTCGCCAATTGATCCTCGAAATGGTGCGAGCGAACGGAGCCGTGTCGCTCCGTGAGCTCGCCCGCGTCGTCCAGACCTCCGAAGTGACCGTACGGCGGGACGTGCGCGCGCTGGAGGCAGAAGGACTCCTCGACCGCCGGCATGGCGGTGCGGTATTGCCGGGTGGATTCACGCGGGAGTCCGGCTTTCCGCAGAAGTCTCATCTCGCGACCGCCGAGAAGACGGCCATCGCCGACCTGGCCGCCAACTTCGTCGAAGAGGGCGAGGCCATTGTGGTCGGCGCCGGGACCACCACCCAGGAGCTGGCGCGCCGGCTCGCCCGGGTCCCCGGCCTGACCGTCGTCACCAACTCCCTGCTGGTGGCCCAGGCGCTGGCCCATGCCAACCGAGTGGAGGTCGTGATGACCGGCGGCACCCTGCGCGGTTCCAACTACGCCCTGGTCGGCAGCGGGGCCGAACAGTCCCTGCAGGGGCTCAGGGTCTCGCGGGCCTTCCTCTCCGGGAGCGGACTGACCGCCGAACGCGGTCTCTCCACGTCCAACATGCTGTCGGCGTCCGTCGACCGTGCGCTGGTTCAGGCGGCCGCCGAAGTCGTCGTCCTCGCCGACCACACCAAGCTGGGCACGGACACGATGTTCCAGACGGTGCCGACGGATCTCATCACCCGTCTCGTGACGGACGAGCCGCCCGCCCATGACGACCGGGCCGCCACCGAGTTGCAGGCCCTCGCCGACCAGGGCGTGCAGATCGCCGTGGCCGGGGCGTCGGGGGGCTCGGGAAACCCGGGGGGTGATGCGGGCCCGGCGCGGCAGCCGCGCCGGGACGTGCCGCTCCCGGCCCCGCGCCGCGGTCAGGTCCCGGGCGCCGGTCCGGCGCTGCGGACGGCCACGGTCCTGGGCGAGCAGGCACCGGGCACCGAAAGGGCCCGGGTCGCCGACCTCCGCCGCCGCTGA